One Kitasatospora sp. NBC_01266 genomic window carries:
- the ruvC gene encoding crossover junction endodeoxyribonuclease RuvC, translated as MRVLGVDPGLTRCGVGVVEGAPGRPLRMLGVGVLRTPAEEEVPRRLLAIEEGLETWLDAHRPDIVAIERVFAQHNVRTVMGTAQASAVAMLCASRRGLPVVLHTPSEVKAAVSGSGRADKAQVTAMVTRLLRLDAPPKPADAADALALAICHIWRGTAGDKIAAALATAASARAVPARTLSARSPRKEYRS; from the coding sequence TTGCGGGTACTGGGTGTGGACCCTGGGCTGACCAGGTGCGGAGTCGGCGTGGTCGAGGGCGCGCCGGGCCGGCCGCTGCGGATGCTCGGCGTCGGCGTGCTGCGCACCCCGGCCGAGGAGGAGGTCCCGCGCCGGCTGCTGGCGATCGAGGAGGGCCTGGAGACCTGGCTGGACGCCCACCGCCCCGACATCGTCGCCATCGAGCGGGTCTTCGCCCAGCACAACGTGCGCACCGTGATGGGGACGGCGCAGGCCAGCGCCGTCGCGATGCTCTGCGCCAGCCGGCGCGGCCTGCCGGTGGTGCTGCACACCCCCAGCGAGGTCAAGGCCGCCGTCAGCGGCTCGGGACGGGCCGACAAGGCCCAGGTCACGGCCATGGTGACCAGGCTGCTGCGACTGGACGCGCCGCCCAAGCCGGCCGATGCCGCCGATGCGCTGGCGCTGGCGATCTGTCACATCTGGCGCGGCACGGCCGGCGACAAGATCGCCGCCGCGCTGGCCACCGCCGCCTCGGCGCGCGCCGTGCCGGCCCGCACCCTCTCCGCCCGTTCGCCCCGCAAGGAGTACCGCTCGTGA
- the pgsA gene encoding phosphatidylinositol phosphate synthase: MLNKYARAFFTRVLTPFAALLLRWGVSPDAVTLIGTAGSVAGALVFFPRGQFFWGTITITLFIFSDLVDGNMARQAGTSNKWGAFLDSTLDRVADAAIFGGLALWYAGKGDNDLLCAVSVLCLASGQVVSYTKARAESLGLPCDVSGLVERAERLVISLVAAGVAGLHTFGVPYVEWLLPVALWLVGAGSLVTVLQRMLTVRREAFEAAALAAQGNTTARES; the protein is encoded by the coding sequence ATGCTCAACAAATACGCGCGTGCCTTCTTCACACGTGTCCTGACGCCGTTCGCCGCGCTGCTGCTGCGCTGGGGGGTCAGCCCTGACGCGGTGACCCTGATCGGTACCGCCGGTTCGGTGGCGGGCGCGCTGGTCTTCTTCCCGCGCGGTCAGTTCTTCTGGGGAACGATCACGATCACCCTGTTCATCTTCTCGGACCTGGTGGACGGGAACATGGCCCGACAGGCGGGCACCTCCAACAAGTGGGGCGCGTTCCTGGACTCCACGCTGGACCGGGTGGCGGACGCGGCGATCTTCGGCGGCCTGGCGCTCTGGTACGCGGGCAAGGGGGACAACGACCTGCTCTGCGCGGTGTCGGTGCTCTGCCTGGCGAGCGGCCAGGTGGTGTCGTACACCAAGGCGCGGGCCGAGAGCCTGGGGCTGCCCTGTGACGTGTCGGGGCTGGTGGAGCGGGCCGAGCGGCTGGTGATCAGCCTGGTCGCGGCCGGGGTGGCGGGTCTGCACACCTTCGGGGTGCCGTATGTCGAGTGGCTGCTGCCGGTGGCGCTCTGGCTGGTCGGTGCGGGCAGTCTGGTCACGGTGCTGCAGCGGATGCTGACCGTGCGCCGGGAGGCCTTCGAGGCGGCGGCACTCGCCGCACAGGGAAACACCACCGCACGGGAGAGTTGA
- the ruvA gene encoding Holliday junction branch migration protein RuvA, producing MIAFVQGPVAALTPGCAVVEVGGVGMAVQCTPNTLAALRLGEPARLATSLVVREDSLTLYGFADDDERATFEILQAAPGVGPRVAQAMLGVHSPDALRLAVANGDERALIQVPGIGKAKAAKLLLEYKNKLGAPIGAVPAQKPVATGPAPWSEQLHAALVGLGYAPREAEEAVVAVTPEAEAQRTTDVGALLKAALRTLNRTR from the coding sequence GTGATCGCGTTCGTCCAGGGCCCGGTGGCGGCCCTCACCCCGGGGTGTGCCGTCGTCGAGGTCGGCGGGGTCGGCATGGCGGTGCAGTGCACGCCCAACACGCTGGCCGCGCTGCGCCTGGGCGAGCCGGCCCGGCTGGCCACCTCCCTGGTGGTGCGGGAGGACTCGCTCACCCTGTACGGCTTCGCGGACGACGACGAGCGGGCCACCTTCGAGATCCTGCAGGCCGCACCCGGGGTGGGCCCGCGGGTGGCGCAGGCGATGCTCGGCGTGCACAGTCCCGACGCGCTGCGCCTGGCGGTGGCCAACGGGGACGAGCGGGCGCTGATCCAGGTGCCCGGGATCGGCAAGGCGAAGGCGGCCAAGTTGCTGCTGGAGTACAAGAACAAGCTCGGTGCCCCGATCGGCGCCGTCCCGGCGCAGAAGCCGGTCGCCACCGGCCCCGCCCCGTGGAGCGAGCAGTTGCACGCCGCCCTGGTCGGCCTCGGCTACGCGCCGCGGGAGGCCGAGGAGGCGGTGGTCGCGGTGACCCCGGAGGCCGAGGCGCAGCGCACCACCGACGTGGGCGCGTTGCTCAAGGCGGCGCTGCGGACTCTCAACCGCACGCGATAG
- a CDS encoding phosphatidylinositol mannoside acyltransferase: protein MREKLVESGYAAGWAVLKLLPEPVVGVLGDRIADVTWRRRGRGVLQLEKNLARVRPEASPAELGELSRAGMRSYLRYWMESFRLPVWNDRKIADRMRVDGIEHLVAAMESGRGAIIALPHMGNWDLAGAWVVRHLGFNFTTVAERLKPESLFDRFVAYREGLGMEVLALTGSDISVIGTLARRLRQGKLICLVGDRDLSAAGLPVEFFGETTRMPAGPAALAQRTGAALMPVTLWYEGPVLRGRINPPIEVPTGLDRSAVNVAMTQRMADIWAAGIAEHPQDWHMLQRFWVADLPSTPVAQAAADEKSADSTSDARQGEPR, encoded by the coding sequence ATGCGCGAGAAGCTGGTCGAGTCCGGGTACGCCGCCGGCTGGGCGGTCCTGAAGCTGCTGCCGGAGCCGGTGGTGGGGGTGCTCGGCGACCGGATCGCGGATGTCACCTGGCGTCGGCGGGGGCGTGGTGTGCTCCAGTTGGAGAAGAACCTGGCCCGGGTGCGCCCCGAGGCCTCGCCGGCCGAGCTGGGCGAGCTGTCGCGCGCCGGGATGCGCTCCTACCTGCGGTACTGGATGGAGTCCTTCCGGCTGCCGGTCTGGAACGACCGCAAGATCGCCGACCGGATGCGGGTGGACGGCATCGAGCACCTGGTGGCGGCGATGGAGTCCGGGCGGGGCGCGATCATAGCGCTGCCGCACATGGGCAACTGGGACCTGGCCGGTGCCTGGGTGGTGCGGCACCTGGGGTTCAACTTCACCACGGTCGCCGAGCGGCTGAAGCCGGAGTCGCTCTTCGACCGCTTCGTCGCCTACCGCGAGGGCCTGGGGATGGAGGTGCTGGCGCTGACCGGCAGCGACATCTCGGTGATCGGGACGCTGGCCCGGCGGCTGCGCCAGGGCAAGCTGATCTGCCTGGTGGGGGACCGGGACCTGTCGGCGGCCGGACTGCCGGTGGAGTTCTTCGGCGAGACCACCCGGATGCCGGCCGGCCCGGCGGCGCTGGCCCAGCGGACCGGGGCGGCGCTGATGCCGGTGACGCTCTGGTACGAAGGTCCGGTGCTGCGCGGCCGGATCAACCCCCCGATCGAGGTGCCGACCGGGCTGGACCGGTCGGCGGTCAACGTCGCGATGACGCAGCGGATGGCGGACATCTGGGCGGCGGGCATCGCCGAGCACCCGCAGGACTGGCACATGCTGCAGCGCTTCTGGGTGGCCGATCTCCCGTCAACTCCGGTGGCGCAGGCCGCTGCTGACGAGAAGTCGGCCGATTCGACGTCCGATGCGCGGCAGGGGGAGCCGCGATGA
- a CDS encoding HIT family protein, whose protein sequence is MLIGMTSEPELQRGVGEPDGFQRLWTPHRMAYIQGENKPTGPAPDDGCPFCSIPSLSDEDGLIITRGTHVFAVLNLYPYNGGHLMLVPYRHVADYTELTDEETVELALLTKQAMTALRAASGAHGFNIGMNQGMAAGAGIAAHLHQHVVPRWGGDANFMPVVGHTKVLPQLLADTRKMLAEAWPQG, encoded by the coding sequence ATGCTGATCGGCATGACGAGTGAGCCGGAACTGCAGCGGGGTGTCGGGGAGCCGGACGGCTTCCAGCGCCTGTGGACGCCCCATCGGATGGCCTATATCCAGGGCGAGAACAAGCCCACCGGTCCGGCTCCCGACGACGGGTGTCCGTTCTGCTCGATCCCCTCGCTCAGCGACGAGGACGGGCTGATCATCACCCGGGGCACCCATGTCTTCGCGGTGCTCAACCTCTACCCGTACAACGGCGGGCACCTGATGCTGGTCCCGTACCGGCACGTGGCCGACTACACCGAGCTGACCGACGAGGAGACCGTCGAACTGGCGCTGCTGACCAAGCAGGCGATGACGGCGCTGCGGGCGGCCTCCGGGGCGCACGGGTTCAACATCGGGATGAACCAGGGAATGGCGGCCGGCGCGGGGATCGCGGCGCACCTGCACCAGCACGTGGTGCCGCGCTGGGGCGGGGACGCCAACTTCATGCCGGTGGTGGGGCACACCAAGGTGCTGCCGCAACTGCTGGCGGACACCCGCAAGATGCTGGCCGAGGCCTGGCCGCAGGGCTGA
- the pdxS gene encoding pyridoxal 5'-phosphate synthase lyase subunit PdxS encodes MSTSTPASADQPQIGTARVKRGMAEQLKGGVIMDVVNAEQAKIAEDAGAVAVMALERVPADIRKDGGVARMSDPDMIDGIINAVSIPVMAKSRIGHFVEAQVLQALGVDYIDESEVLTPADEVNHSDKWAFTTPFVCGATNLGEALRRVAEGAAMIRSKGEAGTGNVVEAVRHMRQINADIRRLTTLDENELYVAAKNLQAPYELVKEVAQLGKLPVVLFSAGGVATPADAALMMQLGAEGVFVGSGIFKSGDPAKRAAAVVKATTFFDDPKVIADVSRGLGEAMVGINCDTLPETERYSNRGW; translated from the coding sequence GTGTCCACCAGCACTCCCGCTTCCGCCGACCAGCCGCAGATCGGTACCGCCCGGGTCAAGCGCGGCATGGCCGAGCAGCTCAAGGGCGGTGTGATCATGGACGTGGTCAACGCCGAGCAGGCCAAGATCGCCGAGGACGCGGGTGCCGTCGCCGTCATGGCGCTCGAGCGGGTCCCCGCTGACATCCGCAAGGACGGCGGCGTGGCCCGGATGTCCGACCCGGACATGATCGACGGCATCATCAACGCCGTCTCCATCCCGGTCATGGCCAAGTCCCGGATCGGCCACTTCGTCGAGGCCCAGGTGCTGCAGGCGCTCGGCGTGGACTACATCGACGAGTCCGAGGTGCTCACCCCGGCCGACGAGGTCAACCACTCGGACAAGTGGGCCTTCACCACTCCCTTCGTCTGCGGTGCCACCAACCTCGGTGAGGCGCTGCGCCGGGTCGCCGAGGGCGCGGCGATGATCCGCTCCAAGGGCGAGGCCGGCACCGGCAACGTGGTCGAGGCCGTGCGCCACATGCGCCAGATCAACGCCGACATCCGCCGCCTGACCACCCTCGACGAGAACGAGCTGTACGTCGCGGCGAAGAACCTGCAGGCCCCGTACGAGCTGGTCAAGGAGGTCGCGCAGCTGGGCAAGCTCCCGGTCGTGCTGTTCTCCGCCGGTGGCGTGGCCACCCCGGCCGACGCCGCGCTGATGATGCAGCTGGGCGCCGAGGGTGTCTTCGTCGGCTCGGGCATCTTCAAGTCCGGCGACCCGGCCAAGCGCGCCGCCGCCGTGGTGAAGGCCACCACCTTCTTCGACGACCCGAAGGTGATCGCGGACGTCTCCCGCGGCCTGGGCGAGGCCATGGTCGGCATCAACTGCGACACCCTGCCCGAGACCGAGCGCTACTCGAACCGCGGCTGGTAG
- a CDS encoding YebC/PmpR family DNA-binding transcriptional regulator: MSGHSKWATTKHKKAVIDAKRGKLFAKMIKNIEVAAKTGGPDPAGNPTLYDAIQKAKKSSVPIDNINRAVKRGGGLEAGGADYATIMYEGYGPNGVAVLIECLTDNRNRAASDVRVAMTRNGGSMADPGSVSYLFNRKGVVIVPKSDGVDEDKVLEVVLEAGVDVEEVNDLGDTLEVVSEATDMVAVRTALVDGGLDYDSADANFVPSMQVELDVDGARKILKLIDALEDSDDVQNVFANFDISDEVGAQLDSE; this comes from the coding sequence ATGTCCGGCCACTCTAAGTGGGCTACCACCAAGCACAAGAAAGCCGTGATCGACGCCAAGCGCGGCAAGCTCTTCGCCAAGATGATCAAGAACATCGAGGTGGCGGCGAAGACCGGCGGGCCCGACCCGGCCGGCAACCCGACCCTCTACGACGCCATCCAGAAGGCCAAGAAGAGCTCGGTCCCGATCGACAACATCAACCGCGCCGTCAAGCGCGGTGGCGGTCTGGAGGCCGGCGGGGCCGACTACGCGACGATCATGTACGAGGGCTACGGCCCCAACGGTGTCGCGGTGCTGATCGAGTGCCTCACCGACAACCGCAACCGCGCCGCCTCCGACGTGCGCGTGGCGATGACCCGCAACGGCGGCTCGATGGCCGACCCGGGCTCGGTGTCGTACCTGTTCAACCGCAAGGGCGTGGTGATCGTCCCGAAGAGCGACGGCGTGGACGAGGACAAGGTCCTCGAGGTCGTGCTCGAGGCCGGCGTCGACGTCGAGGAGGTCAACGACCTGGGTGACACCCTCGAGGTGGTCTCCGAGGCGACCGACATGGTCGCGGTGCGCACCGCGCTGGTCGACGGCGGACTCGACTACGACTCGGCGGACGCCAACTTCGTGCCCAGCATGCAGGTCGAGCTGGACGTGGACGGCGCCCGCAAGATCCTGAAGCTGATCGACGCGCTGGAGGACAGCGACGACGTGCAGAACGTCTTCGCCAACTTCGACATCTCCGACGAGGTGGGCGCGCAGCTCGACTCCGAGTGA
- a CDS encoding glycosyltransferase family 4 protein: MKIGIVCPYDWDVPGGVQFHIRDLAEHLIGLGHKVSVLAPADDESALPSFVVSAGRAVAVPYNGSVARLSFGIISATRVRRWLRDGEFDILHVHEPASPSLSMLAAWAATGPMVATFHTSNPRSRVMIAASPILQPTLEKLSARIAVSEYARRTLVEHLGGDAVVIPNGVDVSFFARAEPDPRWTGGTIGFIGRINEPRKGLPTLLAALPAIIAARPEVRLLVAGKGDEEEAVAGLAPEVRAHVEFLGMVSDEEKARLLRSVDLYVAPNTGGESFGIILVEAMSAAAPVLASDLDAFAQVLDGGQAGELFAVEDPAALAEAAVRLLSDPVRLAELRTAAAAHVRQFDWETVGADILAVYETVADGTGSVPKVREDDRTSWRERLGLPQGR; the protein is encoded by the coding sequence ATGAAGATCGGCATCGTCTGCCCGTACGACTGGGACGTGCCCGGTGGCGTGCAGTTCCACATCCGCGACCTGGCCGAGCATCTGATCGGACTGGGGCACAAGGTCTCGGTGCTGGCGCCGGCCGACGACGAGTCGGCGCTGCCCTCGTTCGTGGTCTCGGCGGGCCGGGCGGTGGCGGTGCCCTACAACGGGTCGGTGGCCCGGCTGAGTTTCGGGATCATCTCGGCGACCCGGGTGCGGCGCTGGCTGCGGGACGGCGAGTTCGACATCCTGCACGTGCACGAGCCGGCCTCGCCGAGCCTGTCGATGCTGGCGGCCTGGGCGGCGACCGGGCCGATGGTGGCCACCTTCCACACCTCCAACCCGCGTTCGCGGGTGATGATCGCGGCCTCGCCGATCCTGCAGCCGACGCTGGAGAAGCTCAGCGCCCGGATCGCGGTGAGCGAGTACGCCCGCCGCACCCTGGTGGAGCACCTGGGCGGGGACGCGGTGGTGATCCCGAACGGCGTGGACGTCTCGTTCTTCGCCCGCGCCGAGCCGGATCCGCGCTGGACCGGCGGCACGATCGGCTTCATCGGCCGGATCAACGAGCCGCGCAAGGGCCTGCCGACGCTGCTGGCCGCGCTGCCGGCGATCATCGCGGCGCGCCCGGAGGTGCGGCTGCTGGTGGCCGGCAAGGGGGACGAGGAGGAGGCCGTCGCGGGGCTGGCGCCCGAGGTGCGGGCCCATGTGGAGTTCCTCGGCATGGTCAGCGACGAGGAGAAGGCGCGGCTGCTGCGCAGCGTCGACCTGTACGTGGCGCCCAACACCGGCGGCGAGAGCTTCGGGATCATCCTGGTGGAGGCGATGTCGGCCGCGGCCCCGGTGCTGGCCAGCGATCTGGACGCGTTCGCCCAGGTGCTGGACGGCGGGCAGGCGGGGGAGCTGTTCGCGGTGGAGGACCCGGCGGCGCTGGCCGAGGCGGCGGTACGGCTGCTGAGCGACCCGGTGCGGCTGGCCGAGTTGCGCACGGCGGCGGCCGCGCACGTCCGGCAGTTCGACTGGGAGACGGTCGGCGCGGACATCCTGGCGGTCTACGAGACGGTCGCCGACGGGACGGGCAGCGTGCCGAAGGTGCGCGAGGACGACCGGACCAGCTGGCGCGAGCGTCTGGGACTGCCGCAGGGCCGGTAG
- a CDS encoding thiol-disulfide oxidoreductase DCC family protein has translation MVSEEALIQAPDPVLVFDGDCAFCTSCVRIAERYLRQTLASGGWTAVPFQFADLAELGVTRERAEREVLWVTPTGEVFGGAQAVAKLLLRSGNVWAYLGGVLRLAPVRPVAAAVYRLVARYRHRMPGGTAACALPRGG, from the coding sequence ATGGTGAGTGAGGAAGCCTTGATCCAGGCCCCCGATCCGGTGCTGGTCTTCGACGGGGACTGCGCGTTCTGCACCTCGTGCGTGCGGATCGCCGAGCGGTACCTGCGGCAGACGCTGGCCTCGGGAGGGTGGACGGCGGTGCCGTTCCAGTTCGCCGATCTCGCCGAGCTGGGGGTCACCCGGGAGCGGGCGGAGCGGGAGGTGCTCTGGGTGACGCCGACGGGGGAGGTGTTCGGCGGGGCGCAGGCGGTGGCGAAGCTGCTGCTGCGCTCGGGGAACGTCTGGGCGTATCTGGGCGGGGTGCTGAGGCTGGCGCCGGTGCGGCCGGTGGCGGCGGCGGTGTACCGGTTGGTGGCGCGCTACCGGCACCGGATGCCGGGCGGCACGGCGGCCTGCGCGCTGCCGCGCGGCGGGTGA
- the yajC gene encoding preprotein translocase subunit YajC — protein sequence MFRSQKKRQQQAQSMQSAMEPGSAVRTIGGMYALVKAVNDSTVELEIAPGVVAHFAKSAVAAVIEAQEYDEIINGRPEEDESVELSDELIEDELIEDEAVREDVSLEKADSDEPAAK from the coding sequence ATGTTCCGATCGCAGAAGAAGCGGCAGCAGCAGGCGCAGAGCATGCAGTCGGCCATGGAGCCGGGCTCGGCGGTGCGCACCATCGGGGGCATGTACGCCCTGGTGAAGGCGGTCAACGACAGCACCGTGGAGCTGGAGATCGCTCCCGGCGTGGTGGCCCACTTCGCGAAGAGCGCGGTCGCCGCGGTGATCGAGGCGCAGGAGTACGACGAGATCATCAACGGCCGTCCCGAGGAGGACGAGTCCGTGGAGCTCAGCGATGAGCTCATCGAGGACGAGCTCATCGAGGACGAGGCCGTGCGCGAGGACGTCAGCCTGGAGAAGGCCGACAGCGACGAGCCCGCGGCCAAGTAG
- the pdxT gene encoding pyridoxal 5'-phosphate synthase glutaminase subunit PdxT: MSSSTPVIGVLALQGDVREHLVALAEADALARPVRRAEELAEVDALVIPGGESTTMSNLALAFGLMEPLRERVAAGMPTYGSCAGMIMLAEKILDGREDQQSVGGIDMTVRRNAFGRQNESFESAIDFQGFEGEPVHGVFIRAPWVESVGAGVEVLAELPAADGADSRIVAVRQGNLLATSFHPELTGDHRVHALFVRMVEQALADRPSPGAGA, from the coding sequence GTGTCCAGCAGCACCCCCGTGATCGGCGTCCTGGCCCTGCAGGGCGATGTCCGCGAGCACCTGGTCGCGCTCGCCGAGGCGGACGCCCTGGCCCGCCCGGTCCGCCGGGCCGAGGAGCTGGCCGAGGTCGACGCCCTGGTCATACCCGGCGGCGAGTCCACCACCATGTCCAACCTGGCGCTGGCCTTCGGCCTGATGGAGCCGCTGCGCGAGCGGGTGGCGGCCGGGATGCCGACCTACGGTTCATGCGCGGGCATGATCATGCTGGCCGAGAAGATCCTGGACGGCCGGGAGGACCAGCAGAGCGTCGGCGGGATCGACATGACCGTGCGCCGCAACGCCTTCGGCCGGCAGAACGAGTCCTTCGAGTCCGCGATCGACTTCCAGGGCTTCGAGGGCGAGCCGGTGCACGGTGTCTTCATCCGCGCGCCGTGGGTCGAGTCGGTGGGCGCCGGCGTCGAGGTGCTGGCCGAGCTGCCGGCCGCCGACGGTGCCGACAGCCGGATCGTGGCGGTGCGCCAGGGCAACCTGCTGGCCACCTCCTTCCACCCGGAGCTGACCGGCGACCACCGGGTGCACGCGCTCTTCGTGCGGATGGTCGAGCAGGCCCTGGCGGATCGACCCTCGCCCGGCGCGGGCGCCTGA
- the thrS gene encoding threonine--tRNA ligase, translating into MTDVRVIINREPDREERVVTTGTTAAELFAEDRAVVAARVAGALKDLAYQVQDGDEVEPVEITSQDGLNILRHSTAHVMAQAVQEIFPEAKLGIGPPIKDGFYYDFDVEKPFHPDDLKAIEKKMQEIIKKGQKFARRVVTDEAAREELANEPYKLELIGLKGSAATAGEGADVEVGGGELTIYDNLDPKSGELCWGDLCRGPHLPSTRMIPAFKIMRSAAAYWRGSEKNKQLQRLYGTAWPTKDELKAHLDFLTEAAKRDHRKLGSELDLFSIPEEIGSGLAVFHPKGGVMRRAMEDYSRKRHEEAGYEFVYTPHATKGTLFEVSGHLDWYADGMYPPMQLDGENDYYLKPMNCPMHNLIYRSRGRSYRELPLRLFEFGTVYRYEKSGVVHGLTRARGFTQDDAHIYCTKEQMAGELDSLLTFVLELLRDYGLTDFYLELSTRDPEKSIGSDEDWEEATETLRAAAEKQNLELVLDPEGAAFYGPKISVQARDAIGRTWQMSTIQVDFQLPNRFELEFQGADGNRQRPVMIHRALFGSIERFFAVLLEHYAGAMPPWLAPVTVVGIPITEEHVPYLQEVAAELKKHGIRVEVDASDERMQKKIRNAQKAKVPFMLIAGNDDVEAGAVSFRYRSGEQKNGVPVAEAVAEIVDAVQRRIQV; encoded by the coding sequence GTGACGGACGTCCGGGTAATCATCAACCGCGAACCCGATCGGGAAGAGCGCGTGGTGACCACGGGCACTACCGCCGCCGAGCTGTTCGCCGAGGACCGCGCGGTGGTCGCGGCGCGGGTCGCGGGTGCGCTGAAGGACCTGGCCTACCAGGTGCAGGACGGCGACGAGGTCGAGCCCGTCGAGATCACCAGCCAGGACGGCCTCAACATCCTGCGCCACTCCACCGCGCACGTGATGGCCCAGGCCGTGCAGGAGATCTTCCCCGAGGCCAAGCTGGGCATCGGCCCGCCGATCAAGGACGGCTTCTACTACGACTTCGACGTCGAGAAGCCGTTCCACCCCGATGACCTCAAGGCCATCGAGAAGAAGATGCAGGAGATCATCAAGAAGGGCCAGAAGTTCGCCCGCCGGGTGGTTACCGACGAGGCGGCCCGCGAGGAACTGGCGAACGAGCCGTACAAGCTGGAGCTGATCGGCCTCAAGGGGTCGGCCGCCACGGCCGGCGAGGGCGCGGACGTCGAGGTGGGCGGCGGCGAGCTGACCATCTACGACAACCTCGACCCGAAGAGCGGCGAGCTCTGCTGGGGCGACCTGTGCCGCGGCCCGCACCTGCCGAGCACCCGGATGATCCCGGCGTTCAAGATCATGCGCTCGGCCGCCGCCTACTGGCGCGGCAGCGAGAAGAACAAGCAGCTGCAGCGCCTCTACGGAACCGCCTGGCCGACGAAGGACGAGCTGAAGGCGCACCTGGACTTCCTCACCGAAGCCGCCAAGCGCGACCATCGCAAGCTCGGCAGCGAGCTGGACCTCTTCTCCATCCCCGAGGAGATCGGCTCCGGCCTCGCGGTCTTCCACCCCAAGGGCGGCGTGATGCGCCGGGCCATGGAGGACTACTCGCGCAAGCGGCACGAGGAGGCGGGCTACGAGTTCGTCTACACCCCGCACGCCACCAAGGGCACCCTGTTCGAGGTCTCCGGTCACCTGGACTGGTACGCCGACGGCATGTACCCCCCCATGCAGCTCGACGGCGAGAACGACTACTACCTCAAGCCGATGAACTGCCCGATGCACAACCTGATCTACCGCTCGCGCGGTCGGTCCTACCGTGAACTGCCGCTGCGGCTCTTCGAGTTCGGCACCGTCTACCGGTACGAGAAGTCGGGTGTGGTGCACGGTCTGACCCGGGCCCGCGGCTTCACCCAGGACGACGCGCACATCTACTGCACCAAGGAGCAGATGGCCGGCGAGCTCGACTCGCTGCTCACCTTCGTGCTGGAGCTGCTGCGCGACTACGGGCTGACCGACTTCTACCTGGAGCTCTCCACCCGGGACCCGGAGAAGTCGATCGGCTCGGACGAGGACTGGGAGGAGGCCACCGAGACGCTGCGCGCGGCGGCCGAGAAGCAGAACCTCGAACTCGTCCTCGACCCCGAGGGTGCGGCCTTCTACGGCCCGAAGATCTCGGTGCAGGCGCGGGACGCGATCGGGCGCACCTGGCAGATGTCGACCATCCAGGTCGACTTCCAGCTGCCGAACCGCTTCGAGCTGGAGTTCCAGGGCGCGGACGGCAACCGGCAGCGGCCGGTGATGATCCACCGCGCGCTGTTCGGCTCGATCGAGCGCTTCTTCGCGGTGCTGCTGGAGCACTACGCCGGTGCGATGCCGCCGTGGCTGGCCCCGGTCACCGTGGTCGGCATCCCGATCACCGAGGAGCACGTGCCGTACCTCCAGGAGGTGGCGGCCGAGCTGAAGAAGCACGGGATCCGGGTCGAGGTGGACGCCTCGGACGAGCGGATGCAGAAGAAGATCAGGAACGCCCAGAAGGCCAAGGTGCCGTTCATGCTGATCGCGGGCAACGACGACGTCGAGGCCGGGGCGGTGAGCTTCCGCTACCGCAGTGGTGAGCAGAAGAACGGCGTGCCCGTCGCCGAGGCCGTGGCCGAGATCGTTGACGCCGTGCAGCGTCGCATCCAGGTCTGA
- a CDS encoding exonuclease domain-containing protein, with the protein MESPHWYEGRLASFDTETTGVDVEQDRVVSAALVLQAAPDAPVERLTWLADPGIPIPEGARAVHGITDERVRADGRSPAVVTAEIARALAEQARAGIPLVVMNAPYDLTLLDRELRRHRQSSLASVLADAELLVVDPRVLDKHVDRYRKGRRTLTDLCAHYGVELADAHDAGADAWAALQLVRAIGLRHRTALGDFSAAELHLRQAVWHAAQARGLQNWFDRSGTPERVDRSWPLRPARCAGCGVPLAAEHRCESAA; encoded by the coding sequence ATGGAGAGCCCGCACTGGTACGAAGGCCGACTGGCCTCCTTCGACACCGAGACCACCGGGGTGGACGTGGAACAGGACCGGGTGGTCTCGGCCGCCCTGGTCCTGCAGGCCGCGCCGGATGCCCCGGTGGAGCGGCTGACTTGGCTGGCCGATCCGGGGATCCCGATCCCCGAGGGGGCCCGGGCGGTGCACGGGATCACCGACGAGCGGGTGCGGGCGGACGGCCGCTCGCCGGCCGTGGTGACGGCGGAGATCGCCCGCGCGCTGGCCGAGCAGGCGCGGGCCGGGATACCGCTGGTGGTGATGAACGCGCCCTACGATCTGACGCTGCTGGACCGGGAATTGCGCCGGCACCGGCAGAGCTCGCTGGCGTCCGTGCTGGCCGACGCCGAGTTGCTGGTGGTCGATCCGCGGGTGCTGGACAAGCACGTGGACCGCTACCGCAAGGGCCGTCGCACGCTGACCGACCTCTGCGCGCACTACGGCGTCGAACTCGCCGACGCGCACGACGCGGGCGCCGACGCGTGGGCCGCACTGCAGTTGGTCCGCGCGATCGGTCTGCGCCACCGCACCGCGCTGGGCGACTTCTCGGCGGCCGAGCTGCATCTGCGTCAGGCCGTCTGGCACGCGGCCCAGGCGCGCGGGCTGCAGAACTGGTTCGACCGGTCCGGCACTCCGGAACGGGTCGACCGCTCCTGGCCGCTGCGCCCCGCCCGCTGCGCGGGCTGCGGAGTGCCGCTCGCGGCCGAGCACCGCTGCGAGAGCGCGGCCTGA